In one window of Pseudomonas putida DNA:
- a CDS encoding DUF2075 domain-containing protein encodes MIVYAATKQQFLKDNDNDDIEEVILRHYKEATGKNVGSSEIRSWQGSLTYMAKVLRDEGLPSDAGLAIELHIPQSSKRIDFLLTGRDENQAKKAVLIELKQWSKANATTKDAIVKTALGGGLIETIHPSYQVWSYAALLEGFNEAVYDKSIEIRPCAYLHNYVSDGVIDSAHYEPHISKAPLFLKGPEELSKLRSFLKKHISHGDNKEVLYELSEGKTRPSKALAEALGGLMKGKPEFVLIDDQKAIFESALAAASEASDQAPKVMIIEGGPGTGKTVLAINLLVKLTELKLMSKYVSKNAAPRKVYESKLVGTIKRSHFSNFFSGSGAFIDTEPNTFDALIVDEAHRLNEKSGLYGNLGENQIKELIDSAKCSIFFIDEDQRVTLSDIGSKQAIRAFAKAKGAVMEEHVLSSQFRCSGSDGYLAWLDDTLGIRSTANPTLETQEYEFKVFDSPQAMHEAINEKNHGNKARVVAGYCWPWLSKKDPAAADIVIGDYKRQWNLDQDGSLWIIAENSIEQVGCIHTCQGLEVDYVGVIIGPDLVVRDGKVVTSPDERDKHDKSIRGWKKMMKEQPTLAKSETDLIIKNTYRTLMTRGMKGCYLYCTDKETAQYFESRLSQHGNH; translated from the coding sequence GTGATCGTTTACGCTGCGACCAAACAGCAATTTCTTAAAGACAACGATAACGATGACATTGAGGAGGTCATCCTCAGGCATTACAAGGAAGCTACCGGCAAGAACGTTGGCTCCTCGGAAATCAGGTCGTGGCAAGGGTCCCTGACGTACATGGCCAAGGTCCTTAGAGATGAGGGCCTCCCGAGCGATGCAGGCCTGGCCATTGAATTGCACATTCCGCAGTCGTCAAAGCGAATCGACTTTCTACTCACCGGTCGCGACGAAAACCAGGCAAAAAAGGCCGTACTGATCGAGCTGAAGCAATGGAGCAAGGCCAACGCCACCACCAAAGACGCCATCGTCAAAACGGCATTGGGTGGCGGCCTCATTGAGACCATTCACCCGTCCTATCAGGTATGGTCCTATGCAGCGCTGCTGGAAGGCTTCAACGAGGCGGTGTATGACAAAAGCATCGAAATCCGTCCGTGTGCCTACCTCCATAACTACGTCAGCGACGGGGTCATAGATTCAGCCCACTATGAGCCCCACATCAGCAAGGCTCCGCTGTTTCTGAAAGGCCCGGAAGAGCTCAGTAAACTCAGAAGCTTTCTGAAAAAGCATATAAGTCATGGCGACAACAAAGAGGTTCTTTACGAACTGTCCGAAGGGAAAACTCGCCCGTCCAAGGCGCTAGCCGAAGCCCTCGGGGGGTTGATGAAAGGCAAACCCGAATTCGTATTGATTGACGATCAGAAAGCAATTTTTGAGTCGGCGCTGGCGGCGGCAAGCGAGGCCTCGGACCAAGCACCCAAGGTGATGATCATCGAAGGTGGACCAGGCACCGGGAAAACTGTTCTGGCTATCAATCTGCTGGTGAAGCTCACCGAATTGAAGCTGATGAGCAAATACGTCTCCAAGAATGCAGCCCCACGCAAGGTCTACGAAAGCAAACTGGTCGGCACCATCAAGCGCAGCCATTTCTCGAATTTCTTTTCAGGCTCTGGGGCATTCATCGATACTGAGCCCAACACATTCGATGCGCTCATCGTGGACGAAGCTCACCGACTGAATGAGAAAAGCGGGCTTTATGGAAACCTTGGGGAGAACCAGATCAAGGAGCTGATTGACTCAGCGAAATGCTCCATTTTCTTTATTGATGAGGACCAGCGTGTAACCTTGAGCGATATCGGAAGCAAGCAGGCGATACGCGCCTTTGCAAAAGCCAAGGGTGCTGTGATGGAGGAACACGTGTTGTCTTCGCAGTTTCGCTGCAGTGGTTCTGACGGTTACCTGGCATGGCTGGATGACACGCTGGGCATTCGTTCGACGGCAAATCCGACGCTTGAGACTCAAGAGTACGAATTTAAAGTGTTCGACTCACCTCAGGCGATGCATGAAGCGATCAATGAAAAAAACCACGGAAACAAAGCTCGTGTGGTCGCCGGCTATTGCTGGCCGTGGTTGAGCAAAAAAGACCCCGCCGCTGCTGATATCGTCATTGGCGACTACAAACGCCAATGGAACCTGGATCAGGATGGCAGCCTGTGGATCATCGCTGAGAACTCAATCGAGCAGGTTGGCTGCATTCATACCTGCCAAGGTTTGGAAGTCGACTACGTCGGGGTGATCATCGGGCCAGACCTAGTTGTACGTGACGGTAAGGTCGTGACATCCCCAGATGAGCGCGACAAGCACGATAAATCGATTCGCGGCTGGAAAAAAATGATGAAAGAGCAACCTACCCTCGCGAAAAGTGAAACAGACCTGATCATCAAAAATACGTACCGAACCCTGATGACACGCGGGATGAAGGGTTGCTACCTGTACTGCACCGACAAAGAGACTGCGCAGTACTTCGAGAGTCGGCTTAGCCAGCACGGTAATCATTGA
- a CDS encoding restriction endonuclease has protein sequence MPIPDFQTLMRPILAIVADRAPLTLSDLREHVANEFNLTEEERTERLPSGKQTVINNRVGWARTYLNKAGLLVIPAKGLVQITPRGLEALNNGPGRITVSWLKQFPEFAAFHTANPATNSILAAQPDPTEQSTPDEQLSTAHQALMQSLADDLLAQVRAASPTFFEQLVVDLMIAMGYGGSRKEAGSATQQTNDDGIDGIIKEDKLGLDVIYLQAKRWGNTVHRPEIDKFIGALTRKRARKGVFITTSDFSAGARDAALSLDIKVVLIDGAELAGLMVDYNLGCSVKQVYEVKQLDSDYFTED, from the coding sequence ATGCCCATCCCAGACTTCCAAACCCTCATGCGCCCAATCCTGGCCATCGTCGCCGACCGCGCTCCGCTCACGCTCAGTGACCTACGCGAGCACGTAGCCAACGAGTTCAACCTAACCGAGGAAGAACGCACCGAACGCCTCCCCTCCGGTAAGCAAACAGTCATCAACAACCGAGTCGGCTGGGCGCGCACCTATCTAAACAAAGCCGGTCTGCTCGTGATCCCGGCCAAAGGCCTGGTCCAGATCACTCCACGCGGCCTTGAGGCCCTTAACAACGGCCCTGGCCGCATCACTGTCAGTTGGCTCAAGCAATTTCCAGAGTTCGCCGCGTTCCACACCGCGAACCCTGCCACCAACTCAATACTGGCAGCCCAACCTGACCCCACCGAGCAATCCACTCCTGATGAACAACTGTCCACAGCCCATCAAGCACTGATGCAATCGCTGGCAGACGACCTCCTCGCCCAAGTCCGTGCCGCTTCGCCGACATTCTTCGAGCAATTAGTAGTCGATCTCATGATCGCCATGGGCTACGGGGGTTCACGCAAAGAGGCCGGCAGCGCAACCCAGCAAACCAACGACGATGGTATCGACGGCATCATCAAGGAAGACAAGCTCGGGCTGGATGTCATCTATCTGCAAGCCAAGCGCTGGGGTAACACGGTGCATCGGCCGGAGATCGACAAGTTCATCGGGGCGCTGACCCGTAAACGCGCCCGTAAAGGCGTCTTCATCACTACATCCGACTTCTCCGCCGGAGCCCGCGACGCTGCCCTGAGCCTGGACATCAAAGTAGTGCTTATTGATGGTGCCGAACTCGCCGGCCTGATGGTCGATTACAACCTGGGCTGCAGTGTTAAACAGGTCTACGAAGTGAAGCAGCTGGATAGCGACTACTTCACCGAGGACTAA
- a CDS encoding DUF726 domain-containing protein, with protein sequence MSLPFLFQSSPSSSTNTTEANIFIHGYSAGHNDEDKQLLLERIPAQLGNFINIFAFWPSNHYLHFDIASFWSLGAGSLNFVPVGATGGFGPSLGLVGAVVKDRLKNFSDARARAESMGVVLLDQLKEYLRTKHPQVETINLIGHSLGGRVVVSSLKSFSKRHQLAINDVLLMAAAVEVSAIEASQMRKLLQGRMINAYSKTDRTLLLNWGETCLGRNVVEHFESVEMNDFGHTDYWERLPQVLTETRFKAITPNAPEPPLVHADAFPPTQAPEKPTEEPYMTLELNSPREVYQQINDELALIIGELRHSSDDEALNLARKEALRRLTEHRTALFDRLAELEKNAEWNTFTIAFYGETGAGKSTLIETLRILLQEPGKRASQEAFRKLHEQYELTEENLQRLQQSIEETEARLDELTRQLTAAVQQYEQPYQQAREALDRANAQSSELTQRLDNTLQQHEHAHKDALAAVTRLHSLLAERKSTASLWQRLLNLFRKMPEELQLNDATARLATATAARESAAVTLETERQKAEHARTELEQKLAEVTRARDDACTALTAQQAATTEQQRTLVQQRLEVETQLVQLVTELKVHADGQIIGDGSADFTRKTQRYDLELDGHPFALLDVPGIEGKEGLVVEEIERAVQIAHAVFYVTNQAAPPQTGDGQNLGTLEKIKKHLSAQTEVWTIFNKKITSPKNSLNGRPLVSEDENTSLAGLDQKMADQLGKHYREVFALTALPAFLASTHHFAPGSSNANRRAKVLADFGADELLEKSRLRGFLQLLDEKLIRDGQSKIIRANFNKANEALTDTTGTLSGVQQTLSALAAKLNEEEQSAKSQLNSSFSALKKRLESSGETLIHSFASKVRNSVYAKIEGDISNDAFKAALSEQLEEQQHALGKQLPKVINVEVSTFQKAAEDILKRFEKHAQELTASYGKLGSMKFNQPFKLNIKIDNGIKVAGLIASLLGIAAAPFTGGASLWFVGASVLTALISVGKAIWGAFDSDFKKSQQRQATDKNLLSATEQLRSALRENLESALNEMQKTIEQLDRALEAPAKQASSQVETLARSTKRLKVLSRQIEIAGKL encoded by the coding sequence ATGTCCCTGCCATTCCTGTTCCAGTCGTCGCCGTCCTCCAGCACCAACACGACCGAAGCCAATATCTTCATCCACGGCTACAGCGCCGGGCACAACGACGAAGACAAGCAACTCCTGCTTGAAAGAATTCCCGCGCAACTCGGTAACTTCATCAATATCTTTGCGTTCTGGCCATCAAACCATTATCTGCACTTCGACATCGCTTCATTCTGGTCGCTGGGTGCGGGCAGCCTTAACTTCGTACCGGTCGGCGCTACCGGGGGCTTCGGTCCTTCCTTGGGATTGGTGGGGGCCGTGGTCAAAGACCGTCTGAAGAACTTCAGCGATGCCCGCGCTCGTGCAGAGAGCATGGGTGTTGTGCTGCTCGATCAACTGAAAGAGTACCTGCGCACCAAACACCCTCAGGTAGAAACCATCAATCTGATCGGCCACTCTCTTGGCGGTCGGGTGGTCGTCAGCAGTCTGAAAAGCTTCTCCAAAAGGCACCAGTTGGCAATCAACGATGTACTGCTGATGGCTGCGGCAGTCGAGGTCTCAGCCATTGAAGCGAGTCAGATGCGCAAGCTCCTGCAAGGCAGGATGATCAACGCGTATTCCAAGACAGACCGGACGTTGCTGCTCAATTGGGGCGAAACCTGCCTGGGACGCAATGTGGTCGAGCACTTCGAAAGCGTCGAAATGAACGACTTCGGTCACACAGATTACTGGGAGCGACTCCCCCAGGTGTTGACCGAAACACGCTTCAAAGCAATTACGCCGAACGCTCCTGAGCCACCCCTCGTTCATGCTGATGCTTTCCCGCCAACCCAGGCGCCCGAAAAACCCACCGAAGAACCCTACATGACTCTCGAACTGAACAGCCCCCGCGAGGTTTACCAGCAAATCAACGATGAGTTGGCCCTCATTATCGGGGAGCTGAGGCACTCTTCGGACGACGAAGCCTTGAACCTGGCCAGGAAGGAAGCGCTGCGGCGGCTCACCGAACATCGTACCGCGCTGTTCGATCGGTTGGCGGAACTGGAGAAGAACGCCGAGTGGAACACCTTCACCATCGCCTTCTATGGTGAAACCGGGGCAGGCAAGTCGACACTCATCGAGACGTTGCGGATTCTGCTGCAGGAGCCAGGCAAGCGGGCGAGCCAGGAGGCCTTCCGCAAGCTGCACGAACAGTACGAACTGACTGAAGAAAACCTCCAGCGCTTGCAACAAAGCATTGAGGAGACCGAAGCGCGACTTGATGAACTCACGCGGCAGTTGACCGCCGCAGTGCAGCAGTACGAGCAACCCTACCAGCAGGCTCGCGAAGCGTTGGATCGGGCCAATGCCCAGTCCAGCGAGCTGACACAGAGGTTGGACAACACGCTCCAGCAACACGAGCACGCACACAAAGATGCTCTAGCTGCCGTTACCCGTTTGCACAGCCTTCTCGCCGAACGTAAAAGCACGGCTTCGCTCTGGCAGAGGCTGCTGAACCTGTTCAGAAAAATGCCGGAAGAACTACAGCTCAACGATGCCACTGCCCGGTTGGCCACCGCCACGGCAGCACGCGAAAGCGCTGCGGTGACACTGGAAACCGAACGGCAGAAAGCCGAGCACGCCCGCACTGAACTCGAGCAGAAGTTAGCCGAAGTCACCCGTGCACGCGACGATGCTTGTACGGCGCTTACCGCTCAACAGGCAGCGACTACTGAGCAGCAACGGACGCTCGTACAACAGCGCCTGGAAGTTGAAACTCAGTTGGTGCAACTGGTGACCGAGCTGAAGGTCCATGCCGACGGGCAGATCATCGGTGACGGTAGTGCCGACTTCACGCGCAAAACACAGCGTTATGACCTCGAACTGGACGGCCACCCCTTCGCCTTGCTGGATGTACCGGGTATCGAAGGCAAGGAAGGGTTGGTAGTGGAGGAAATCGAGCGCGCCGTACAAATTGCTCACGCCGTATTCTACGTCACCAACCAGGCAGCACCTCCGCAGACGGGCGATGGGCAGAACTTGGGCACACTGGAGAAGATCAAGAAGCATCTCTCTGCACAAACCGAAGTCTGGACAATCTTCAACAAGAAGATCACCAGCCCCAAGAACTCCCTGAACGGCCGACCACTGGTTTCCGAAGACGAAAACACGAGTCTTGCTGGCTTGGATCAGAAGATGGCCGACCAGCTTGGCAAACACTACCGGGAGGTGTTCGCGCTGACCGCATTGCCAGCATTCCTTGCCTCGACCCATCACTTCGCGCCGGGTTCATCGAACGCCAATCGTCGGGCCAAGGTGCTCGCGGACTTTGGTGCCGACGAACTCCTGGAGAAGTCTCGCCTGCGAGGCTTCCTGCAGTTGCTCGACGAGAAATTGATCCGTGACGGCCAGTCCAAGATCATTCGGGCCAACTTCAATAAGGCTAATGAAGCACTCACCGACACCACCGGCACGCTCTCAGGTGTTCAACAAACGCTTTCGGCGCTGGCGGCCAAGCTCAACGAAGAAGAGCAAAGCGCCAAGAGTCAGTTGAACAGCAGCTTCAGTGCGCTGAAGAAGCGCCTTGAATCATCAGGCGAGACCTTGATCCACAGCTTCGCCAGCAAGGTGCGAAACAGCGTCTATGCGAAGATCGAAGGAGACATCAGCAACGATGCCTTCAAGGCAGCCCTGAGCGAACAGCTTGAGGAACAGCAACACGCGTTGGGCAAGCAGTTACCCAAGGTCATCAACGTTGAAGTGAGCACCTTCCAGAAGGCTGCCGAAGATATTCTCAAGCGATTCGAAAAGCATGCTCAGGAACTGACCGCGAGCTATGGAAAGCTCGGCAGCATGAAGTTCAATCAGCCGTTCAAACTCAATATCAAAATCGACAATGGCATCAAGGTTGCCGGACTGATCGCCAGCCTTCTGGGAATCGCAGCAGCCCCCTTCACCGGCGGTGCCAGCCTGTGGTTCGTGGGGGCTTCGGTACTGACCGCTTTGATCTCGGTTGGCAAAGCGATCTGGGGCGCATTCGATTCCGACTTCAAGAAATCTCAGCAACGCCAGGCAACCGATAAAAACCTGCTCAGCGCTACCGAACAACTGCGCAGTGCGCTACGTGAAAATCTGGAAAGCGCACTGAACGAAATGCAGAAGACGATCGAGCAACTTGATCGGGCGCTGGAAGCGCCTGCCAAGCAAGCTTCCAGCCAGGTTGAAACGCTGGCGCGCTCCACCAAACGCCTGAAAGTGCTCTCCCGCCAAATCGAAATCGCAGGAAAACTGTAA
- a CDS encoding LeoA/HP0731 family dynamin-like GTPase, with translation MQGFLDQGAQAGVPIDGALSSKLRNAINSVSGEKLKVALIGGFSEGKTSIAAAWMEKLDKSSMKISHAESSNEVKIYEVDDDFVLIDTPGLFGFKEQENAETHAIEKYKDITKKYVSESHLVLYVMNSTNPIKESHKEDLTWLFRTLGLLPRTVFVLSRFDEVADVEDEQDYQSNLQIKRDNVTGRLREQIGLSDQEAADLSIVAVAANPFDLGAEHWLSNLEEFKALSHIATLQTATTAKIEHNGGSAALANEMRTSVIRDVLNNQLPIAVENEHKVSLEVSKLDELNGRLGKQLASTGQQIEEARISLREFATRYFADLILQAKGCSLETFTDFFEREVGAEGIILATRLQNEFSRQTQSITLEVEKMQVGFDSEVNHFNTTVKALGKQGINHVLKGNLINNTTVLAARDGISTIAKTVGMDIGKYLKFKPWGAVKFAKGANGALALLGVALEAWDSWEQYKREEAFKKTIATMVDNFEKQRQDFIALVNAERFKEEFFPDYLQLNTRRQELQSNLDESRVRQQLFQAWRVEAETIDAEFRTLS, from the coding sequence TTGCAAGGTTTTCTCGATCAGGGTGCACAGGCCGGTGTGCCAATCGACGGGGCCCTGAGCAGCAAGTTGAGGAACGCCATCAACAGCGTATCCGGTGAAAAACTCAAGGTCGCACTGATCGGCGGCTTCTCCGAGGGCAAGACATCGATTGCAGCAGCCTGGATGGAGAAGCTGGATAAATCCAGTATGAAGATCAGTCATGCAGAGTCCTCTAACGAGGTGAAAATCTACGAGGTCGATGATGATTTCGTACTGATCGACACCCCGGGCCTGTTCGGTTTCAAAGAGCAGGAAAACGCCGAAACCCATGCCATCGAGAAGTACAAGGACATCACCAAGAAGTACGTGAGCGAATCTCACCTGGTGCTGTACGTGATGAACTCGACCAACCCGATCAAGGAAAGCCATAAGGAAGATCTGACCTGGTTGTTCCGCACCTTGGGTCTGCTGCCGCGCACGGTGTTCGTGCTCAGTCGCTTCGATGAGGTGGCTGATGTTGAAGACGAACAGGACTATCAGTCCAATCTGCAGATCAAGCGCGATAACGTCACGGGCAGGCTTCGCGAACAGATTGGTCTGAGCGATCAGGAAGCAGCCGATCTTTCGATAGTTGCAGTGGCTGCCAATCCCTTTGACCTGGGGGCCGAGCACTGGCTGTCCAACCTTGAAGAATTCAAGGCGCTGTCGCATATCGCAACGCTGCAGACGGCGACCACAGCGAAGATCGAGCACAATGGTGGCAGCGCTGCGCTGGCCAATGAAATGCGCACCAGCGTAATTCGCGATGTGCTCAACAACCAACTGCCGATCGCTGTCGAGAACGAGCACAAGGTTTCCCTCGAAGTCAGCAAGCTCGACGAGCTCAATGGTCGGTTAGGTAAGCAATTGGCAAGCACCGGTCAGCAGATCGAAGAAGCACGTATCAGCCTGCGCGAGTTTGCCACGCGCTACTTCGCCGATCTGATCCTGCAGGCCAAAGGCTGTAGCCTTGAAACGTTCACCGATTTCTTCGAACGAGAGGTCGGTGCCGAAGGCATCATCCTCGCTACACGGCTGCAAAACGAGTTCAGCCGCCAGACCCAGTCGATCACGCTTGAGGTCGAGAAGATGCAGGTTGGCTTCGACAGTGAGGTCAATCACTTCAATACGACGGTCAAAGCCCTCGGAAAACAAGGCATCAACCACGTGCTCAAGGGCAATCTCATCAACAACACCACGGTACTGGCCGCTCGAGATGGCATCTCGACAATTGCCAAGACGGTTGGCATGGATATCGGCAAGTACCTGAAATTCAAACCCTGGGGCGCAGTGAAATTCGCCAAGGGCGCTAATGGTGCCCTGGCTTTGCTGGGTGTGGCACTCGAAGCGTGGGACAGCTGGGAGCAATACAAACGCGAAGAAGCCTTCAAGAAAACCATTGCAACGATGGTCGACAACTTCGAAAAACAGCGCCAGGACTTCATCGCTCTGGTGAACGCTGAACGTTTCAAGGAAGAATTCTTCCCCGACTACCTTCAGCTCAATACTCGCCGACAAGAGCTGCAAAGCAATCTGGATGAAAGCCGGGTGCGTCAACAGCTCTTCCAGGCATGGCGGGTTGAAGCTGAAACCATCGATGCTGAGTTCAGAACGTTGAGCTAA
- a CDS encoding YybH family protein, translating into MSMNLPKPIADYVEANAHLDIDGMMKPFLRDAVLIDNGKHFEGQPAIRQLFEEEVIPVKAIFVPDTVREEGGDVIVEGPAHGDFPGSPLRFTYRFTLVNDAIKTLQITV; encoded by the coding sequence ATGTCAATGAACCTACCCAAGCCAATCGCCGACTATGTCGAGGCAAACGCCCATCTCGATATCGACGGCATGATGAAGCCCTTCCTGCGCGACGCCGTCTTAATCGACAACGGCAAGCATTTCGAGGGGCAACCGGCAATCCGGCAACTGTTCGAAGAGGAAGTGATCCCGGTGAAGGCCATCTTCGTGCCCGATACTGTTCGGGAAGAAGGTGGGGATGTTATCGTCGAAGGTCCCGCGCATGGTGATTTTCCGGGCAGTCCGCTCCGCTTCACCTATCGCTTCACGCTTGTGAACGACGCCATCAAGACCCTGCAGATCACGGTATGA
- a CDS encoding DUF1330 domain-containing protein — MGCAYVVGHFSVKDERKWEAYRAQVPATIDAFGGMIVFRGEKVRDLAGGCSEEGVVVIKFPDIEALNNWNASAMYQALIPLRQEASVMTLTAYQE, encoded by the coding sequence ATGGGTTGCGCATATGTTGTCGGTCATTTTTCAGTAAAAGACGAAAGGAAATGGGAAGCATATCGCGCCCAAGTTCCAGCCACTATAGATGCGTTTGGTGGAATGATCGTCTTCCGTGGGGAAAAGGTGCGCGACTTGGCGGGCGGGTGTTCAGAGGAAGGCGTTGTAGTGATTAAGTTTCCAGATATTGAAGCTCTGAATAACTGGAATGCGTCTGCGATGTATCAGGCGTTGATTCCACTTCGTCAAGAGGCGTCAGTTATGACGCTCACCGCCTATCAGGAATGA
- a CDS encoding LysR family transcriptional regulator: MRIANEGFAMPKTLDRHDLMQLFVRIVDTQSISAAGRLMGLSQPAASRRLRMLEDMLGVRLLMRTTQQLSLTEDGCMFLEDARRMLTDWQRSAEALKGEQGELSGPMKLAVPSALGQSLFADIACDFLRLHPRVRLDWRVCDDPCDLATGGFDLWIRVGPVRNESLVMRTLGSVERLVVSVPGLGGLEDPCTGPAELDSLPAVLLSSYDGREFTLTSPGEEARKVKPVAAFATDNLFAALQATTRGIGYSLLPRWLIAEHLRQGSLIVQCPRWRPENLRLCIAFPQGRFRPKRVSAFVEFLRSAITESSFGIYLTPE, translated from the coding sequence ATGCGCATTGCGAATGAAGGGTTTGCCATGCCGAAGACTCTGGACCGCCACGACTTGATGCAACTCTTCGTGCGCATCGTTGACACCCAGTCGATCTCTGCTGCGGGGCGCCTGATGGGCTTGTCCCAGCCGGCGGCCAGTCGCCGGTTGCGCATGCTCGAGGACATGCTGGGCGTACGGCTGCTCATGCGCACCACACAACAGCTCTCGCTGACCGAGGATGGCTGCATGTTCCTAGAAGATGCCCGGCGCATGCTGACCGATTGGCAGCGTAGTGCGGAGGCTCTGAAAGGGGAGCAGGGCGAATTGTCAGGCCCCATGAAACTGGCGGTCCCGTCGGCCCTGGGGCAGTCGCTGTTCGCGGATATTGCCTGTGACTTCCTGCGCCTACATCCGCGCGTTCGGCTTGACTGGCGTGTATGCGACGACCCGTGCGATCTGGCGACTGGGGGCTTTGATCTGTGGATACGGGTCGGGCCAGTACGGAACGAGTCTCTGGTCATGCGTACGCTGGGGAGCGTCGAAAGGCTGGTGGTATCAGTGCCTGGCCTAGGCGGGCTTGAGGATCCATGTACCGGTCCGGCTGAGCTGGACAGCCTTCCGGCGGTGTTGCTGTCGTCTTATGATGGGCGAGAGTTTACCTTGACCAGCCCCGGCGAAGAGGCACGCAAAGTCAAGCCGGTTGCGGCCTTCGCGACCGACAACCTGTTCGCGGCACTGCAAGCGACCACCCGTGGCATCGGCTATTCGCTGCTACCGCGCTGGCTGATTGCGGAGCATTTGCGACAGGGCAGCCTGATCGTCCAGTGTCCGCGCTGGCGACCGGAAAACCTGCGGTTGTGCATTGCGTTTCCGCAAGGACGCTTCCGTCCAAAACGCGTTAGCGCCTTTGTCGAATTCCTGCGCAGTGCTATCACCGAATCGTCGTTCGGCATCTATCTCACACCTGAGTAG
- a CDS encoding MFS transporter codes for MMDTVNQPDGVALSAPAVGPDQSLGWRKLLILAAGAFAVGTSEFLMMGTLPAVAADLGVSVAAAGQLVSAFAIGIAVGGPLLAGAVSRYDRRKVLVGALLAFMAANAVGVIAPVYSLAIVMRFVAGAFGGLFYGIAFSTAATTAAPNRQGAAMAIVMGGVTMATVLGTPLGAWIGQHLGWRTPYGLISALTFGVAAAVHLLLPRIPGQANLGSGVKGAIDGIRSLFSVFDNRPLTLLYLAIILVNTGWFALYTYIAPFWTEVSGVSAATVPTALLAYGIFSAIGGAAGGKLANGHATTTMLGSVGAQAILLGAMMFSTTATVSLVIAMLWGFAAWVFVTAVQVRVVALARAQSDVASSVAVSAFNVGNAAGALAGGAVVAHYGLVATPAAAAGFVLAGLAIALFSGRRPAAAERLEQGS; via the coding sequence ATGATGGATACAGTGAATCAACCAGACGGCGTAGCTCTATCTGCGCCCGCCGTCGGGCCCGACCAGAGCTTGGGCTGGCGCAAGCTATTGATTCTGGCGGCGGGGGCGTTCGCTGTGGGCACCTCCGAATTTCTGATGATGGGAACGCTGCCCGCCGTTGCTGCAGACCTTGGTGTCTCAGTAGCGGCTGCCGGCCAGCTGGTTTCAGCATTCGCGATAGGCATTGCGGTGGGAGGCCCGCTGCTGGCGGGCGCCGTGAGCCGCTATGACCGGCGAAAGGTGCTGGTCGGCGCGCTGCTGGCCTTTATGGCGGCCAATGCTGTGGGAGTCATCGCGCCTGTATACAGCCTGGCGATCGTGATGCGCTTCGTGGCGGGGGCTTTCGGCGGCCTGTTCTATGGGATCGCCTTTTCCACCGCGGCCACGACAGCGGCGCCGAACCGCCAAGGCGCGGCGATGGCGATTGTGATGGGCGGGGTCACGATGGCCACCGTACTGGGCACGCCGCTGGGCGCTTGGATTGGCCAACACTTGGGTTGGCGCACGCCATACGGCCTCATCTCGGCTCTGACATTCGGAGTCGCCGCCGCGGTCCACTTGCTGTTACCGCGCATTCCCGGACAGGCCAATTTAGGTTCGGGAGTCAAGGGCGCTATCGACGGGATCCGCTCGCTGTTCTCGGTATTCGACAACCGCCCTCTAACGCTTCTGTACCTGGCGATCATCCTTGTAAACACTGGCTGGTTCGCCTTATACACTTATATAGCGCCATTTTGGACCGAAGTTAGCGGTGTATCCGCCGCCACGGTGCCGACCGCGCTGCTCGCATATGGCATCTTTTCCGCTATCGGCGGGGCAGCGGGTGGCAAACTCGCGAACGGTCATGCGACCACTACCATGCTGGGATCGGTAGGGGCGCAAGCTATCCTGCTTGGTGCGATGATGTTCAGCACGACCGCTACGGTGTCGCTCGTGATCGCCATGCTGTGGGGCTTCGCAGCATGGGTGTTCGTCACGGCCGTACAAGTGCGCGTGGTTGCACTCGCTAGGGCGCAGTCCGATGTCGCCTCGTCGGTCGCAGTCTCCGCCTTCAACGTCGGTAATGCGGCCGGCGCATTGGCCGGGGGCGCTGTTGTTGCCCATTACGGCCTTGTCGCAACCCCGGCTGCTGCCGCGGGATTCGTGCTTGCGGGCCTGGCGATAGC